In the genome of Raphanus sativus cultivar WK10039 chromosome 4, ASM80110v3, whole genome shotgun sequence, one region contains:
- the LOC108830970 gene encoding putative aquaporin NIP4-1 — MTSHDEGIEEEQISRIEKGIENDCRGGIETIICTSPSIVCLTQKLIAELIGTYFIIFSGCGVVVVNVLYGGVVTFPGICVTWGLIVMVMIYSVGHISGAHFNPAVTICFAIFRRFPWYQVPSYIGAQLAGSLLASLTLRLMFKVTPEAFFGTTPADSVARALVSEIIISFLLMFVISGVATDSRAIGELAGIAVGMTIILNVFVAGPISGASMNPARSLGPAIVMGVYKGIWVYIVGPIIGIVAGGFVYNFIRFTDKPLGELTKSSSFLRKASPNNNASSSNS, encoded by the exons ATGACTTCGCATGATGAAGGAATCGAAGAAGAGCAAATATCAAGAATTGAAAAAGGCATAGAAAATGATTGCCGTGGAGGAATCGAGACAATTATATGTACTTCTCCCAGCATTGTTTGCCTTACACAAAAG TTAATAGCAGAGTTGATTGGGACgtatttcataatattttctGGATGTGGAGTGGTGGTGGTGAATGTGTTGTATGGTGGAGTAGTGACATTTCCAGGGATATGTGTGACTTGGGGTCTTATTGTTATGGTCATGATTTACTCTGTTGGTCACATTTCTGGTGCACATTTTAACCCTGCCGTCACCATCTGTTTCGCCATTTTCCGACGGTTTCCTTGGTATCAG GTACCATCGTATATAGGCGCACAACTTGCGGGATCCTTGCTAGCGAGTTTGACACTGAGGCTAATGTTCAAAGTCACACCCGAAGCTTTCTTCGGAACAACTCCAGCTGATTCTGTGGCACGAGCGCTCGTCTCAGAGATCATTATCTCATTCCTCCTCATGTTTGTTATCTCTGGTGTTGCCACCGATAGTCGTGCG ATCGGAGAATTAGCTGGAATTGCTGTAGGGATGACAATAATATTGAACGTCTTTGTAGCCGG ACCAATTTCTGGAGCATCAATGAATCCAGCAAGAAGTCTAGGACCAGCAATTGTGATGGGAGTGTATAAAGGAATTTGGGTTTACATTGTTGGTCCTATCATTGGAATTGTGGCCGGAGGTTTTGTTTACAACTTTATCAGATTTACGGATAAACCACTAGGGGAACTCACTAAAAGTTCTTCTTTCCTCCGTAAAGCTTCTCCCAACAACAATGCTTCTAGTTCTAACAGCTAA